One Virgibacillus proomii DNA window includes the following coding sequences:
- a CDS encoding response regulator, whose product MEKAILVVDDQPGICMLLKDILTEEGYYVETANNGKECIDKINSFTFHLLMIDYHLPIFNGIEVLRQIKKTNHCIPTIMMSGMCEAVLADNIECANIVTIIGKPFNIKEVCRVVNSILG is encoded by the coding sequence ATGGAAAAAGCAATCCTAGTTGTTGATGACCAACCGGGAATCTGTATGCTCCTGAAAGATATTCTTACTGAAGAGGGTTATTATGTGGAGACTGCCAATAATGGTAAAGAGTGTATAGATAAAATTAATTCTTTTACTTTTCATTTATTAATGATCGATTACCATTTGCCAATTTTTAACGGTATAGAAGTATTGCGGCAAATAAAGAAAACAAACCATTGCATTCCTACTATTATGATGAGCGGAATGTGTGAAGCTGTCCTTGCTGACAATATAGAATGTGCTAATATTGTAACGATTATAGGCAAACCGTTTAATATTAAGGAAGTATGTCGGGTTGTAAATTCGATTCTTGGTTAA
- the rho gene encoding transcription termination factor Rho, whose amino-acid sequence MAGLTISHLETLTLKEIYQLAREYKISYYAKLTKKELIFAILKAQAEKDGYLFMDGILEIIPSEGFGFLRPINYSPSAEDIYISASQIRRFDLRNGDKVSGKVRPPKENERYYGLLHVDAVNGEDPETAKERVHFPALTALYPNRLMKLETETNNLSTRIIDLMTPVGYGQRGLIVAPPKAGKTTLLKEIANSISQNHPNAKLIILLVDERPEEVTDIERSVHPDVDVVSSTFDEVPESHIKVSELVLERAMRLVEHKRDVIVLMDSITRLARAYNLVIPPSGRTLSGGIDPAAFHRPKRFFGAARNIEEGGSFTILATALIDTGSRMDDVIYEEFKGTGNMELHLDRNLAQRRIFPAIDILRSGTRKEELLVNKSHLDKMWAIRKTMQDSNDFLERFLRRLKSSKNNEEFFQLMDEEMKRRGVRRS is encoded by the coding sequence ATGGCAGGATTAACTATCTCCCATTTGGAGACGTTAACATTAAAGGAAATATACCAATTAGCTAGAGAATATAAAATTTCTTATTACGCAAAGTTAACGAAAAAAGAACTTATTTTTGCAATATTAAAAGCACAGGCAGAAAAAGATGGTTATCTATTTATGGATGGGATTTTGGAAATAATTCCTTCCGAAGGTTTCGGATTTCTCCGTCCAATTAATTATTCACCGAGTGCAGAGGATATTTACATTTCAGCTTCACAAATTCGCCGTTTTGACTTACGTAATGGCGATAAAGTATCCGGGAAAGTACGTCCTCCAAAGGAAAATGAAAGATATTATGGTTTACTCCATGTGGATGCTGTTAATGGAGAGGACCCGGAAACAGCAAAAGAACGAGTTCATTTTCCTGCGTTAACTGCATTATATCCAAACCGACTAATGAAGCTGGAGACAGAAACAAATAATTTATCAACCCGAATTATTGATTTGATGACCCCAGTTGGTTATGGGCAACGTGGATTGATTGTAGCACCCCCTAAAGCCGGGAAAACAACTTTATTAAAAGAGATTGCCAACAGCATCTCGCAAAACCATCCAAATGCGAAGCTCATTATTTTGCTAGTTGATGAACGTCCAGAGGAAGTAACTGATATTGAACGCTCAGTTCATCCGGATGTAGATGTAGTAAGTTCTACCTTTGATGAAGTTCCAGAAAGTCATATTAAAGTGTCTGAATTAGTATTAGAACGAGCAATGCGTCTAGTAGAGCATAAACGAGATGTTATTGTGCTAATGGATAGCATTACCCGCCTAGCAAGGGCTTATAACCTTGTCATTCCTCCTAGTGGCCGCACATTATCTGGGGGAATTGATCCAGCTGCTTTTCACCGTCCAAAACGTTTTTTTGGAGCTGCACGTAATATTGAAGAAGGTGGCAGTTTTACCATTTTAGCTACTGCATTAATTGACACTGGATCTCGAATGGACGATGTTATTTATGAGGAATTTAAAGGGACCGGAAATATGGAATTGCATTTGGATCGCAATTTGGCACAGCGTCGTATTTTTCCGGCTATTGATATTCTGCGTTCCGGAACAAGGAAGGAAGAATTACTTGTCAATAAATCACACCTGGATAAGATGTGGGCAATTCGTAAAACAATGCAAGATTCCAACGACTTCTTAGAACGATTTTTAAGAAGATTAAAGAGTTCAAAAAATAATGAAGAGTTTTTTCAACTGATGGACGAAGAAATGAAACGGCGTGGAGTAAGACGATCTTAA
- the glpX gene encoding class II fructose-bisphosphatase, translating into MERSLTMELVRVTEAAALKSARWMGRGKKEEADDAATTAMRAVFDTIPMQGTVVIGEGEMDEAPMLYIGEKLGTGNGPGVDVAVDPLEGTSIVANGSWNALSVIAIADKGTLLHAPDMYMNKIAVGPEAVGQIDIDASTFENLEAVAKAKNKAIEDIVVTVLDRPRHHKLIEEIREAGARIKLISNGDVAGAINTAFDETGVDILMGIGGAPEGVIAAVALKCLGGEMQGKLFPTNQEQTDRCLKMGIDDLNKVLYMKDFCSGDDAIFAATGVTDGELLKGVQFKGKQATTETVVMRAKSGTVRFIDGTHSLQKKPNLVIK; encoded by the coding sequence ATGGAAAGAAGTTTAACGATGGAGTTAGTACGTGTCACAGAAGCAGCTGCATTAAAATCAGCACGCTGGATGGGTAGAGGAAAAAAAGAAGAAGCTGATGATGCAGCAACTACAGCCATGCGTGCTGTTTTTGATACAATACCAATGCAAGGAACGGTTGTTATTGGTGAAGGAGAAATGGACGAAGCACCTATGCTTTATATAGGTGAAAAATTGGGAACCGGTAATGGACCGGGAGTTGATGTAGCTGTTGACCCACTAGAAGGAACAAGTATTGTGGCAAATGGTTCTTGGAATGCCCTTTCTGTTATTGCTATAGCAGATAAAGGTACATTATTACACGCACCAGATATGTATATGAATAAAATTGCAGTTGGTCCAGAAGCAGTTGGTCAAATTGATATTGATGCTTCTACCTTTGAAAACTTGGAAGCTGTTGCTAAAGCTAAAAATAAGGCAATAGAGGATATAGTTGTGACTGTATTGGATAGGCCTCGTCATCATAAGTTAATCGAAGAAATCCGCGAGGCCGGTGCTCGCATTAAGCTTATTTCAAATGGTGATGTAGCAGGAGCAATTAATACTGCCTTTGATGAAACAGGCGTTGATATTTTAATGGGAATTGGTGGTGCTCCAGAAGGTGTCATTGCAGCTGTTGCTCTAAAATGCCTTGGTGGTGAAATGCAAGGGAAACTTTTTCCAACCAATCAAGAGCAAACCGATCGTTGTTTGAAAATGGGTATAGATGATTTAAATAAAGTATTGTACATGAAGGATTTTTGTAGTGGTGATGACGCAATTTTTGCTGCTACAGGTGTGACGGATGGTGAACTATTGAAGGGAGTCCAATTCAAAGGCAAGCAAGCAACAACGGAAACTGTCGTGATGCGAGCAAAAAGTGGCACAGTCCGTTTTATTGATGGTACGCATAGTTTACAGAAAAAGCCTAATCTTGTCATTAAGTAA
- the fsa gene encoding fructose-6-phosphate aldolase, giving the protein MKFFIDTANIDEIREANALGVLDGVTTNPSLVAKENVSFHDRLREITAEVSGSVSAEVISEDAEGMIREGKELAAIAPNITVKVPMTLEGLKAVKTFSDLNIKTNVTLIFNANQALLAARAGATYVSPFLGRLDDIGHNGMDLIQTIATIFEKHDIKTEIIAASIRHPLHVIEAALHGAHIATIPFKVLEQLVKHPLTDQGIEKFLADWNKQN; this is encoded by the coding sequence ATGAAGTTTTTTATTGATACAGCAAATATTGATGAGATCCGTGAGGCTAATGCTTTAGGAGTACTGGATGGAGTAACAACCAATCCAAGTTTGGTAGCAAAAGAGAATGTTTCATTTCATGATCGTCTGCGTGAAATTACAGCAGAGGTTTCTGGGTCTGTTAGTGCCGAAGTAATCTCTGAAGACGCAGAAGGTATGATTCGTGAAGGAAAGGAATTAGCGGCTATTGCACCAAATATTACCGTTAAAGTTCCAATGACTTTAGAAGGCTTAAAAGCAGTAAAGACCTTTAGTGATTTAAATATTAAGACGAATGTTACACTTATTTTTAATGCAAATCAGGCTTTACTTGCAGCTCGAGCAGGTGCTACCTATGTATCACCGTTTCTGGGGCGTTTAGATGATATCGGTCATAATGGAATGGATTTAATCCAAACAATTGCTACTATATTTGAAAAGCACGATATTAAAACAGAAATTATTGCTGCATCCATTCGTCATCCTTTACATGTAATAGAAGCTGCTCTTCATGGTGCACATATTGCGACAATTCCGTTTAAGGTTTTAGAGCAACTTGTTAAGCATCCGTTAACCGACCAAGGAATTGAAAAATTCTTAGCAGATTGGAATAAACAAAATTAA
- a CDS encoding IS3 family transposase: MAYYNNKRIKTKLKGMGSSSISYTLQQVA; encoded by the coding sequence ATGGCTTACTACAACAACAAAAGAATAAAGACAAAATTAAAAGGCATGGGGTCCAGTTCAATATCGTACACTCTCCAACAGGTTGCTTAA
- the prmC gene encoding peptide chain release factor N(5)-glutamine methyltransferase codes for MKQYEVLQWASLFLKKHQREERVAEILLEHFLQVSSSAFYMNMQEPVSEEVLEKYKRAIQQHAEMGIPVQHIMGYASFYGRKYKVNKHVLIPRPETEELVHYVIQTVKKQFENQALTIVDIGTGSGVIAITLALELKNVNVYATDISKFALTVARENAKKHQASVQFLMGDFLEPVHKNDIQADIIVSNPPYIAQTEASLLTDTVKNFDPKLALFAKNEGLAAYQQIINQTKEMPTPPSFIAFEIGHRQAAAVSKLVHQAYPNGDLQVLKDINRKDRIVAVKI; via the coding sequence ATGAAGCAATATGAAGTCCTTCAATGGGCTTCCCTTTTTTTAAAGAAACATCAACGAGAAGAACGGGTAGCAGAAATTCTTTTAGAGCATTTTTTACAAGTATCATCATCAGCTTTTTATATGAACATGCAAGAACCGGTTTCAGAGGAAGTGTTAGAGAAGTATAAAAGGGCTATTCAGCAGCATGCTGAAATGGGAATACCTGTTCAGCATATTATGGGTTATGCTTCATTTTACGGACGAAAATATAAAGTTAATAAGCATGTACTTATCCCGAGACCAGAGACAGAAGAACTGGTTCATTACGTCATTCAAACAGTAAAGAAGCAGTTTGAAAATCAGGCACTTACAATTGTTGATATTGGAACAGGAAGCGGGGTGATTGCAATCACCCTCGCTTTGGAACTAAAGAATGTAAACGTCTATGCTACTGATATTTCAAAGTTTGCTTTAACTGTAGCCAGAGAGAATGCAAAAAAACATCAAGCTTCTGTCCAATTTTTAATGGGAGACTTTTTAGAGCCAGTACACAAAAATGATATTCAAGCAGATATTATAGTTTCTAACCCGCCATATATTGCACAAACGGAAGCTAGTTTGTTGACAGATACGGTAAAAAATTTTGATCCAAAGCTTGCTCTGTTTGCTAAGAATGAGGGATTAGCTGCGTATCAACAAATAATAAACCAAACAAAGGAAATGCCTACACCGCCTTCATTTATCGCTTTTGAAATCGGTCATCGTCAGGCTGCAGCGGTATCTAAGTTAGTGCATCAAGCTTATCCAAATGGTGATCTGCAAGTGTTAAAGGATATAAATAGAAAAGACCGCATTGTCGCTGTAAAAATATAA
- the prfA gene encoding peptide chain release factor 1: MLERLQSLEDRYNKLNELLSDPEVISDSTKLREYSKEQAGLEDVVQVYREYKDVMQELKDAKEMQEEQLDEEMAEMVKLEIADLTERKEVLEERLKILLLPKDPNDDKNVFMEIRGAAGGDEAALFAGDLYRMYNRYAESNGWKTEVMEVHSTGVGGYKEIIFMINGKGAYSRLKYENGAHRVQRVPETESGGRIHTSTATVAVLPEAEEVEVEIHEKDIRVDTFASSGPGGQSVNTTMSAVRLTHLPTGIVVSIQDEKSQIKNKEKAMKVLRARIYDMYQQEAQAEYDENRKSAVGTGDRSERIRTYNFPQNRVTDHRIGLTIQKLDQILEGKLDEIIDALIMEDQTKKLEQIGE, encoded by the coding sequence ATGTTAGAACGTTTACAATCGTTAGAAGATCGTTATAATAAATTAAATGAGTTGTTAAGTGATCCGGAAGTAATTAGCGATTCAACAAAACTCCGAGAATATTCAAAGGAACAGGCTGGACTAGAGGATGTTGTTCAAGTATATCGTGAATATAAAGATGTGATGCAAGAGTTAAAAGATGCGAAAGAGATGCAAGAAGAACAGCTGGATGAAGAAATGGCAGAAATGGTGAAGCTGGAAATTGCTGATCTTACTGAGAGGAAAGAAGTCTTAGAGGAAAGGCTGAAGATTTTATTATTACCCAAAGATCCCAATGATGATAAAAACGTCTTTATGGAAATACGCGGTGCAGCAGGTGGAGATGAGGCTGCGTTATTTGCTGGTGATTTATATCGTATGTATAATCGTTATGCCGAAAGTAACGGGTGGAAAACAGAGGTAATGGAAGTCCATTCGACAGGCGTTGGTGGATATAAGGAAATTATCTTTATGATTAACGGAAAAGGTGCTTATTCACGCCTTAAATATGAAAATGGTGCACATCGCGTGCAACGGGTTCCAGAAACAGAATCAGGAGGACGTATTCATACGTCAACAGCGACGGTAGCTGTACTTCCTGAAGCCGAAGAAGTTGAAGTGGAAATTCATGAAAAAGACATTCGCGTTGATACATTTGCCTCTAGCGGACCAGGAGGACAAAGTGTTAATACAACGATGTCTGCTGTTCGTTTAACACATCTTCCAACAGGCATTGTTGTTTCTATCCAAGATGAGAAGTCACAGATAAAAAATAAAGAGAAAGCAATGAAGGTTTTACGAGCTCGCATTTATGATATGTACCAACAAGAAGCACAAGCAGAATATGATGAAAATCGTAAATCTGCAGTTGGAACAGGAGACCGCTCTGAGCGTATTCGCACGTATAATTTTCCGCAAAATCGTGTGACAGATCACCGGATTGGTCTTACCATTCAAAAGCTTGATCAAATTTTAGAAGGCAAATTAGATGAAATTATTGATGCGTTAATTATGGAAGATCAAACAAAGAAGCTGGAGCAAATCGGTGAATAA
- a CDS encoding type B 50S ribosomal protein L31 → MKKDIHPEYRKVVFLDTSSDFKFLSGSTKSSNETIEWEDGNTYPLIRVEISSASHPFYTGKQKADKVGGRVDRFKKKYNMK, encoded by the coding sequence ATGAAAAAAGATATTCATCCAGAGTACAGAAAAGTAGTATTTCTTGATACAAGTTCTGACTTTAAATTCTTGAGTGGTTCTACCAAATCTTCAAATGAAACGATTGAATGGGAAGACGGAAATACGTATCCATTAATTCGTGTGGAGATTAGTTCAGCTTCACATCCATTCTACACTGGTAAGCAAAAAGCTGATAAAGTAGGTGGACGTGTAGATCGCTTCAAGAAGAAATATAATATGAAGTAA
- a CDS encoding class II fructose-bisphosphate aldolase yields MPLVSMKEMLEKGKENGYAVGQFNLNNLEYAQAILQAAAEEKSPVILGVSEGAARYMGGFNVVVAMVKSLMDSYKTTVPVAIHLDHGSSFAKCAEAIHAGFTSVMIDASHDPLEENIEVTKKVVELAHLHGVSVEAELGTVGGQEDDVIADGVIYADPQECKQLVDATGIDCLAPALGSVHGPYKGEPNLGFKEMEEILDLVKIPLVLHGGTGIPTKDIQRAISLGTAKINVNTENQIAQAKKVREVLNESPDLYDPRKYLGPGREAIKETVISKMREFGSSQKA; encoded by the coding sequence ATGCCATTAGTATCAATGAAAGAAATGTTAGAAAAGGGTAAAGAAAATGGTTATGCGGTAGGTCAGTTTAACTTAAATAACTTGGAATATGCGCAGGCAATTTTGCAGGCAGCAGCAGAAGAAAAGTCTCCAGTTATTTTAGGTGTTTCTGAAGGTGCCGCAAGATATATGGGTGGTTTCAATGTAGTAGTGGCAATGGTAAAGTCACTTATGGATTCATATAAAACAACTGTACCAGTAGCTATTCATTTAGATCACGGATCTAGCTTTGCAAAATGTGCAGAAGCTATTCATGCTGGCTTTACATCAGTAATGATTGATGCATCACATGATCCATTGGAAGAAAATATTGAGGTTACAAAAAAAGTTGTTGAACTAGCTCATCTACATGGCGTTTCTGTAGAAGCAGAATTAGGTACAGTTGGTGGACAAGAAGATGATGTTATAGCAGACGGTGTTATTTATGCAGATCCTCAGGAATGTAAACAGCTAGTTGATGCAACTGGAATTGATTGCCTTGCACCAGCACTTGGATCTGTTCATGGACCGTATAAGGGAGAGCCTAATCTAGGGTTTAAGGAAATGGAAGAAATTCTTGATTTGGTAAAAATACCATTAGTTTTACATGGAGGAACTGGTATTCCTACAAAAGATATTCAACGCGCCATTTCCTTAGGTACAGCAAAAATTAATGTAAATACAGAAAACCAAATTGCACAAGCGAAAAAAGTTCGTGAAGTGTTGAACGAAAGCCCTGATTTATACGATCCACGTAAATATCTAGGACCGGGTAGAGAAGCAATTAAAGAAACAGTTATTAGCAAAATGCGTGAATTTGGCTCATCCCAAAAAGCTTAA
- the spoIIR gene encoding stage II sporulation protein R: protein MKKLVFFVFICFIVFLSIPAQVVSQKDNANVKEDFQVIPDEAIRLRILAHSDNQEDQTLKRLVRDRVNEEITTWVEEITDIEQARQIIEQRIPEVESIVKEVLEESEVNQEFEVKYGNNVSFPAKVYGSYVYPAGEYEAVLITIGEGKGDNWWCVLFPPLCFLDFSNGTNAVSAEDAHREEMKEDEEEEPEVTFFLFEWLGWS from the coding sequence ATGAAGAAGCTAGTATTTTTTGTTTTTATATGTTTCATAGTATTTCTTAGTATTCCAGCGCAAGTAGTTAGTCAAAAAGATAATGCGAACGTCAAGGAGGATTTTCAAGTCATTCCTGATGAAGCGATTCGCTTACGTATATTAGCTCATAGCGATAATCAAGAAGATCAAACATTAAAGCGTCTTGTCCGTGATCGGGTTAATGAAGAAATTACAACATGGGTGGAAGAAATTACAGATATTGAGCAAGCTAGACAAATAATAGAACAACGTATTCCTGAAGTTGAAAGCATAGTTAAAGAAGTATTGGAAGAATCCGAGGTAAATCAAGAATTTGAAGTAAAATATGGTAACAACGTATCCTTTCCAGCAAAAGTTTATGGATCTTATGTATATCCTGCGGGAGAGTATGAAGCAGTGTTAATCACGATTGGAGAAGGAAAAGGGGATAATTGGTGGTGTGTGTTATTTCCACCGTTATGTTTTCTCGACTTTTCTAATGGCACAAACGCTGTCTCTGCTGAAGATGCACATCGTGAAGAGATGAAGGAAGACGAAGAAGAAGAACCTGAAGTAACGTTTTTTCTTTTTGAATGGCTAGGCTGGTCATAG
- a CDS encoding thymidine kinase: protein MYVMKQSGWVEVICGSMFSGKSEELIRRVRRATYANLVVRVFKPAIDNRYEKDAVVSHNGASLIARPIKDIAELMEHIDEKVDIVGIDEAQFFSESIITIVEQLANKGIRVIVAGLDSDFRGEPFGPMPKLMALSESVTKLNAICPICGSPASRTQRLIDGKPASYHDPVILVGASESYEPRCRHHHEVPDKPNYIIAEKLSKLNP from the coding sequence ATGTATGTGATGAAACAAAGTGGCTGGGTGGAAGTGATTTGCGGTAGTATGTTTTCTGGGAAATCTGAGGAATTGATACGTCGTGTGAGACGTGCTACATATGCTAACCTGGTAGTTCGGGTATTTAAACCGGCTATTGATAATCGTTATGAAAAGGATGCTGTTGTTTCTCATAACGGTGCTTCACTAATTGCTAGACCGATTAAAGATATAGCAGAACTAATGGAACATATAGACGAAAAAGTAGATATCGTTGGGATAGATGAAGCCCAGTTTTTTAGTGAATCTATTATTACAATTGTTGAACAATTGGCGAATAAAGGGATACGTGTTATCGTTGCCGGTTTAGATTCGGATTTTCGTGGTGAACCATTTGGTCCAATGCCGAAGCTAATGGCTTTAAGTGAATCTGTCACTAAATTAAACGCAATTTGCCCAATTTGTGGATCTCCTGCAAGCAGAACACAGCGTTTAATAGATGGTAAACCTGCCTCTTATCATGATCCGGTCATTCTGGTTGGCGCTTCTGAATCCTATGAGCCAAGATGTCGGCATCATCATGAGGTTCCTGATAAACCAAACTATATCATAGCTGAAAAATTGTCCAAGCTTAATCCATAA
- a CDS encoding DUF4183 domain-containing protein: protein MAIIKQFMTAERFSATIGDGTGTGAGFTIPATAFTDDTGGAATAFPTSPAYYNLYLNGVLQTGDTSTLTTTEITIPDGDTLNPGVPVIVECVMN from the coding sequence ATGGCAATTATTAAACAATTTATGACTGCAGAAAGATTTAGTGCGACAATTGGAGATGGGACAGGTACCGGCGCCGGATTTACTATTCCTGCAACAGCTTTTACAGATGATACTGGAGGAGCTGCTACAGCATTTCCAACTTCACCTGCATACTACAACCTTTACCTCAACGGCGTACTTCAAACAGGTGACACTTCGACACTTACTACGACTGAAATAACGATCCCAGATGGTGATACACTGAACCCCGGCGTTCCAGTAATTGTCGAATGCGTTATGAACTAA
- a CDS encoding UDP-N-acetylglucosamine 1-carboxyvinyltransferase — MQKMFVEGGHLLNGKVRISGAKNSAVALLPAAILADSSVTIEGLPQISDVFTLGDLLEEIGGSVSWDGQTVNIDPANMVAMPLPNGKVKKLRASYYFMGAMLGKFNKAVIGLPGGCFLGPRPIDQHIKGFEALGAEVTNEQGAIYLRAKELTGARIYLDVVSVGATINIMLAAVKAKGKTIIENAAKEPEIIDVATLLSNMGAKIKGVGTDVIRIEGVPHLSGCRHTIIPDRIEAGTYAIAAAAMGKEVVIDNVIPTHLESLLAKLREMGLPIEESNESLLIRPKGLLKSVDIKTLVYPGFPTDLQQPFTSLLTKADNTGVVTDTIYSARLKHIDELRRMNASIKVEGGSAIVTGPVKLQGAKVNATDLRAGASLIIAGLMAEGITEITGLDHIDRGYENITEKLTNLGAKIWRDEMTEQEVQELQNS, encoded by the coding sequence ATGCAAAAAATGTTCGTTGAAGGTGGCCATCTACTAAATGGCAAAGTAAGAATCAGTGGAGCAAAAAATAGTGCAGTTGCATTGTTGCCAGCAGCGATATTAGCTGATTCTAGTGTGACAATTGAGGGACTTCCACAAATTTCTGACGTATTTACGCTTGGTGATTTATTGGAAGAGATAGGTGGATCGGTTTCCTGGGATGGACAAACCGTTAATATTGATCCTGCAAATATGGTGGCCATGCCACTTCCAAATGGAAAAGTAAAAAAGCTTAGGGCATCGTATTATTTTATGGGTGCGATGCTCGGTAAGTTCAATAAAGCGGTAATCGGTCTTCCTGGCGGCTGCTTTTTAGGCCCACGTCCAATTGATCAGCATATAAAAGGGTTTGAAGCACTTGGTGCAGAAGTCACAAATGAGCAGGGCGCAATTTATCTTCGTGCTAAGGAGCTGACTGGCGCACGCATTTATTTAGATGTTGTAAGCGTAGGTGCAACAATTAATATTATGCTAGCAGCTGTCAAAGCTAAAGGAAAGACGATTATTGAAAATGCCGCTAAAGAACCGGAAATTATTGATGTAGCTACATTACTCTCCAATATGGGCGCAAAAATTAAAGGTGTGGGTACGGATGTTATTCGTATTGAAGGCGTTCCACATTTGAGCGGATGCCGTCATACGATTATACCGGATCGTATTGAGGCAGGGACATATGCAATTGCAGCTGCTGCTATGGGAAAAGAAGTTGTTATCGACAATGTAATTCCTACACATTTAGAGTCTTTATTAGCTAAGCTGCGTGAGATGGGGCTTCCTATCGAAGAAAGCAATGAGTCACTCTTAATTAGACCAAAAGGTTTATTGAAAAGTGTTGACATAAAAACATTGGTTTACCCCGGATTTCCTACCGATCTCCAACAGCCGTTTACGTCCTTGTTAACAAAGGCGGATAATACAGGTGTCGTAACAGATACGATATATTCTGCAAGATTGAAGCATATTGATGAGTTAAGAAGAATGAATGCTTCGATTAAAGTAGAAGGTGGGTCAGCTATTGTTACAGGTCCTGTAAAATTACAAGGAGCAAAAGTAAATGCAACAGATCTTCGTGCTGGAGCTTCGTTAATAATTGCCGGTCTAATGGCAGAAGGAATTACAGAAATTACGGGTCTCGATCATATCGATCGTGGCTATGAAAATATCACAGAGAAATTAACAAATCTTGGCGCTAAAATTTGGCGTGATGAAATGACTGAACAAGAAGTACAGGAGCTGCAGAACTCTTAA
- a CDS encoding DUF4183 domain-containing protein — protein MIIKKTKCKRSPDNCYNTLKCCRKKQPTSNCCKCNIKIINDINYCPPSPPPPSEILKTDVFQYTTISDGVKTVYTNQDKVPQYSTSDILNPNDVSYINLFINGILQPAIVYNVQPGSLQLLVGQSDIPRKGVPIILQFIKILSN, from the coding sequence GTGATTATAAAAAAGACAAAATGTAAACGGTCTCCTGATAATTGTTATAATACCCTTAAATGTTGCAGAAAAAAGCAGCCGACTTCCAATTGCTGTAAATGCAACATAAAAATCATCAATGATATTAACTACTGTCCGCCCTCACCTCCTCCACCGTCTGAAATTCTAAAAACAGATGTTTTTCAATACACAACGATATCCGATGGAGTAAAGACAGTATATACAAACCAAGATAAAGTGCCACAATACAGTACTTCAGATATTTTAAATCCCAATGATGTATCTTATATCAATCTGTTTATTAATGGAATCTTACAACCTGCTATCGTCTATAATGTTCAACCAGGGAGTCTTCAACTTCTTGTCGGGCAAAGCGACATCCCACGAAAAGGGGTCCCGATTATTTTGCAATTCATCAAAATTCTTTCAAATTAG